The Rubricoccus marinus nucleotide sequence ATCGGGGCGGGAGCGGGGCCGAGAACCTACGCGGCCTCTGGCGCGGGTGACCCCGGATCGCGCCAGAGGCCGTATTGAGGAGTAGCCTCCTGTCCTCCTCGTCCTGTTTCTCGATGCGCGTCCTCTTCGTTGTACTCCTCGCTGCCTTTGCTATGCCTACCCGGGCGCAGATCAACACGGAGCAGCTCCGAAAGCGGAACCAGGAAGGACTGCACCTCCAGTTGGACGCCGGGGGCGGCTACGCAGCGGGCAACACAGACTTTTTGCAGCTCTCCCTCGGAGCGCGGCTGGACGCGACCAAAGGGCGCGAGTCCGGCTTCGCCCTCGCCCGCTACACCCTCGCGGAGGCCAACGGCGACACCGACGTGAGCAACATGTTTGCGCACGTCCGCTACAACAGCAAGCTCACGCCGCTCGTCGTCGGCGAGGTGTTTGCCCAGGCCGAGCGCAATGCGCAGCAGTTGTTGGAGCACCGCTACCTCTTCGGAGGAGGCGTGCGGCTGGAGTTCGTGGAGACGGAAGCCGTCGGCGTGGCGCTCGGGACGACGCCGATGTTGGAGTTTGAGCAGCTCGCGCCAGAGGCCATGGAGGACCCCACGCAGGCGTTCCGCTGGAGCAACTACCTCGCGCTCCGGGTCGACGTGAGCGATACCGCCGAGGCGTTCAGCGTGGTGTACGCGCAGCCACGCCTGGAGGCGATCAGCGACTACCGCATCTTTTCCGAATCGCGGCTGGACCTGAAGGTGAGTGAGTACCTGAAGGTGCGCCTCCGCGGCTTGGTACGCTATGACAGCCAGCCACCGCTGGGCGTGGAGGAAACCGACGTCACCATCCTGACCGGCTTCGTGTTCAACAGCCAGGGATCCTGAGCACACTCGCGAATGGCCGCTACGCCGCGCCAGAGGCCTCTGGCGTGTAGTGTGATCCCTGAGAGTGTGTTG carries:
- a CDS encoding DUF481 domain-containing protein produces the protein MRVLFVVLLAAFAMPTRAQINTEQLRKRNQEGLHLQLDAGGGYAAGNTDFLQLSLGARLDATKGRESGFALARYTLAEANGDTDVSNMFAHVRYNSKLTPLVVGEVFAQAERNAQQLLEHRYLFGGGVRLEFVETEAVGVALGTTPMLEFEQLAPEAMEDPTQAFRWSNYLALRVDVSDTAEAFSVVYAQPRLEAISDYRIFSESRLDLKVSEYLKVRLRGLVRYDSQPPLGVEETDVTILTGFVFNSQGS